One window of Nocardia nova SH22a genomic DNA carries:
- a CDS encoding TetR/AcrR family transcriptional regulator, whose translation MTEPSKRGRRPGRPRDERNSERRRSELVAAAYRVFTTKGYALATAADIAAEVGVGYGTFYNYFDSKRAILDDVLDYGIDRFFTEVASEILEPDVGGSELSLDAVLRIWSDAVDRMCRIAEDEPSLFRVLLFESTGIDDELDSRLLGLSGLTASAISRFLDRAVEAGALRRDLDTTELAWVLLALTMPPLLRTIQGFGPQQRRRYRETVRAVLEPGLRTCSNDELTGEDG comes from the coding sequence GTGACCGAACCAAGCAAGCGCGGCCGCCGCCCGGGCCGCCCGCGGGACGAGCGCAACAGTGAGCGCCGCAGGAGCGAGCTGGTGGCGGCGGCGTACCGGGTATTCACGACCAAGGGGTACGCGCTGGCGACCGCGGCGGATATCGCGGCGGAGGTCGGGGTCGGCTACGGGACGTTCTACAACTATTTCGACAGCAAACGGGCCATCCTCGATGATGTCCTCGACTACGGCATCGACCGCTTCTTCACCGAGGTCGCGAGCGAGATACTCGAACCGGATGTGGGTGGGTCCGAGTTGTCGCTCGACGCCGTCCTGCGCATCTGGAGTGATGCGGTGGATCGGATGTGCCGCATCGCCGAGGACGAGCCTTCGCTTTTCCGGGTGCTGCTGTTCGAGTCGACCGGAATCGATGACGAGCTGGACAGTCGGCTACTCGGACTGAGCGGGCTCACCGCCTCGGCCATCAGCCGGTTCCTGGATCGTGCGGTCGAAGCGGGAGCGCTGCGTCGTGACCTCGACACCACCGAACTGGCGTGGGTGCTGCTGGCGCTGACCATGCCGCCGCTGCTGCGGACCATACAGGGCTTCGGCCCGCAGCAGCGGCGGCGGTACCGCGAGACTGTGCGGGCTGTGCTCGAACCGGGTCTGCGCACTTGTTCGAACGATGAACTCACTGGCGAGGACGGCTGA
- a CDS encoding ferredoxin--NADP reductase, with product MTSRAHEVTVVDVIAETAQATSLVLDIGADLVDAFAYRPGQFITVRVPSSRDGSVARCYSLSSSPHRSEPLTITVKRTRGGYASNWLCDNVSVGTALTVLEPSGVFVPESLDDDLLLCAAGSGITPMAAIVKSVLYAGSGTVTLLYANRDEESVIFGERLAELAAEFPRRLQVLHWLESERGLPDTAGLTALLDDRFDREIFLCGPEGFATVLRSAVAAAGGSRRRIHREEYRSLTENPFAASPSPCVPGTGGTTVEVELDGATYVFDWPRGTRLLDVLLSAGLDPPYVCRESACGTCVCWVAEGATEMVAREALLDEEVAAGFTLACQTVPLSDRVRVTFDRDLP from the coding sequence ATGACCTCCCGCGCTCACGAGGTGACGGTCGTCGATGTCATCGCGGAGACCGCGCAGGCGACATCGCTGGTGCTCGACATCGGGGCGGACCTCGTCGACGCCTTCGCATACCGTCCGGGGCAATTCATCACGGTGCGGGTGCCGAGCAGCCGAGACGGTTCGGTGGCTCGTTGTTACTCGTTGTCCAGCAGTCCGCATCGGAGCGAGCCGCTGACGATAACGGTCAAGAGAACCCGCGGCGGCTACGCGTCGAACTGGTTGTGCGACAACGTCTCCGTCGGTACCGCGCTGACCGTCCTGGAGCCTTCGGGCGTGTTCGTCCCCGAATCGCTGGACGACGACCTGCTGTTGTGTGCGGCCGGAAGCGGGATCACGCCGATGGCCGCCATCGTGAAATCGGTGCTGTACGCCGGATCCGGCACGGTCACACTGCTCTATGCCAACCGGGACGAGGAGTCGGTGATCTTCGGCGAGCGCTTGGCGGAACTCGCTGCCGAATTCCCGCGGCGACTGCAGGTGTTGCACTGGCTCGAGAGCGAACGCGGTCTGCCGGACACGGCGGGGCTCACCGCGTTGCTGGATGATCGGTTCGACCGGGAAATCTTCCTCTGCGGCCCGGAAGGCTTCGCGACCGTCCTGCGGTCCGCTGTTGCCGCGGCGGGGGGATCGCGGCGGCGGATCCACCGCGAGGAGTACCGGTCGCTGACGGAGAATCCGTTCGCGGCTTCCCCGTCGCCGTGCGTCCCCGGTACCGGGGGCACGACCGTCGAGGTCGAACTCGACGGTGCCACATATGTTTTCGACTGGCCGCGCGGCACTCGCCTGCTGGATGTGCTGCTGAGCGCGGGGCTCGATCCGCCCTATGTGTGCAGGGAGTCCGCATGTGGGACCTGCGTGTGCTGGGTCGCCGAGGGCGCCACCGAGATGGTCGCCCGCGAAGCGCTGCTCGATGAAGAAGTGGCGGCCGGATTCACCCTGGCCTGCCAAACCGTTCCGTTGTCGGACCGCGTTCGGGTCACTTTCGACCGCGATCTGCCATGA
- a CDS encoding metal-dependent hydrolase, which translates to MTYDENSRSGSGTTTVTTRSRPGLPKPRRIRFGFGEAIPMPKYYTYGDIVQSHVWAQLSGGFPAGEESFIRSVRRFAGKIDDPVLEKRVAGFIGQEAMHGEEHRRLNRKLVELGYRITWLDSDRARRRRERFEEFLSPHVHLAMTAAAEHGTAMLAERILSSPEIQGIPMDPEVRKLLNWHAFEELEHKSVAFDVYRATGGSELLRIVTFGVALSLTISMFSIVTPLMLAGDPQARRQPARVIAQAYLLFSGPLFRHMLRESIKYMRPGFHPDDIDTSELLEQWREELFGAGGALEERLR; encoded by the coding sequence ATGACATACGACGAAAACAGTCGGTCGGGTAGCGGTACGACGACCGTGACGACAAGGTCGCGGCCGGGTCTTCCCAAACCTCGCCGGATCAGATTCGGCTTCGGTGAGGCGATTCCGATGCCGAAGTACTACACCTACGGCGACATCGTGCAGAGCCACGTGTGGGCGCAGCTGTCCGGTGGCTTTCCCGCCGGGGAGGAATCGTTCATCAGGTCGGTGCGCCGGTTCGCGGGCAAGATCGACGATCCGGTCCTCGAGAAGCGAGTGGCCGGATTCATCGGGCAGGAAGCCATGCACGGCGAGGAGCATCGTCGTTTGAATCGGAAGCTGGTCGAACTGGGGTATCGGATCACCTGGCTCGACAGCGATCGAGCCCGCCGACGGCGGGAGAGGTTCGAAGAGTTCCTTTCCCCGCATGTTCATCTCGCGATGACCGCGGCCGCCGAACACGGCACCGCGATGCTCGCCGAACGGATTCTGTCCAGTCCGGAGATTCAGGGCATCCCCATGGATCCCGAGGTGCGAAAACTGTTGAACTGGCATGCGTTCGAGGAACTCGAGCACAAGTCGGTCGCCTTCGATGTCTATCGGGCGACCGGCGGGTCGGAACTACTGCGGATCGTGACGTTCGGCGTCGCGTTGTCGCTGACGATATCGATGTTCTCGATCGTCACACCGCTCATGCTGGCGGGAGATCCACAGGCGCGCAGGCAGCCCGCGCGCGTGATCGCCCAGGCGTATCTGCTGTTCTCGGGCCCTTTGTTCCGGCACATGCTGCGTGAGTCGATCAAGTACATGCGGCCGGGGTTCCATCCCGACGACATCGACACCTCGGAGTTGCTCGAACAGTGGCGCGAGGAACTGTTCGGCGCCGGGGGCGCGCTCGAAGAGCGCCTCCGGTGA
- a CDS encoding ABC1 kinase family protein: MSEERKLPTSRAARTAMLGRVVAGQAARHVGARISAAGRDEQYRAATLERRQAEAAKAIVTGLGTMRGAAMKIGQMLAVVDMGVFPEEVRDDMQKSMAALLDSAPTVSFGTMRGVIESDLGGRLSSVFAEFDETPLAAASIGQVYRARLRDGRPVAVKVQYPGIDKAIRADLRNLSMVLRAGRVIAPNTDWAALGRELRERLEDELDYELEARNQRKVARLYRGHPFITVPEVVLEHCGPHVLVSDFFEGARFEQIRDWDAADRNRVAETVFRFYFGSLLRHRQFSPDPHPGNFLVGADGRIAFLDFGLYKHLGRDMAQTQHELLRAIVSDSPEQIFHTMSRAGLITDPDGVDPEIAHAYIRDLFWWAMESGPVELGPEVINEALVGTMNPGSQYFGLTRRQTMPAEQAVVLRMMLLVMATAAHLRATGDWNGILREWLHNDDPATPLGVIENEFLSGTALPAI, translated from the coding sequence ATGTCCGAGGAAAGAAAGCTGCCGACTTCCCGCGCAGCGCGCACCGCGATGCTGGGGCGGGTGGTCGCGGGACAGGCGGCTCGGCACGTGGGTGCCAGGATCTCGGCGGCCGGTCGCGACGAGCAGTATCGGGCCGCCACGCTGGAACGCCGTCAAGCCGAAGCAGCGAAGGCGATCGTCACCGGACTGGGGACGATGCGGGGCGCGGCGATGAAGATCGGCCAGATGCTCGCCGTTGTGGACATGGGCGTGTTTCCCGAGGAGGTCCGCGACGACATGCAGAAGTCGATGGCCGCACTACTGGACTCGGCGCCCACGGTCTCGTTCGGCACGATGCGCGGCGTGATCGAGTCCGACCTCGGTGGTCGTCTGTCGAGCGTCTTCGCCGAGTTCGACGAAACCCCGCTCGCCGCAGCGTCGATCGGGCAGGTCTACCGCGCCCGGCTACGCGATGGACGCCCGGTCGCGGTCAAGGTTCAATATCCCGGAATCGACAAGGCGATCCGGGCCGACCTGCGCAATCTGTCGATGGTCCTGCGCGCCGGTCGCGTGATCGCCCCGAACACCGACTGGGCCGCATTGGGCCGGGAACTTCGCGAACGCCTCGAAGACGAGTTGGATTACGAGTTGGAGGCCCGCAACCAGCGCAAGGTGGCCCGACTGTACCGTGGCCACCCCTTCATCACGGTGCCGGAGGTCGTCCTCGAACACTGCGGGCCGCATGTACTCGTCAGCGACTTCTTCGAGGGCGCCCGCTTCGAACAGATTCGCGACTGGGACGCCGCGGACCGAAATCGGGTGGCCGAGACGGTCTTCCGCTTCTATTTCGGCAGCCTGCTACGACACCGGCAGTTCTCTCCCGACCCGCATCCCGGTAACTTTCTCGTCGGCGCGGACGGTCGCATCGCATTCCTCGACTTCGGCCTGTACAAACACCTCGGCCGCGACATGGCGCAGACACAGCACGAGCTACTGCGCGCCATCGTCTCGGACTCACCGGAACAGATCTTCCACACGATGAGCCGAGCCGGCCTGATCACCGATCCCGACGGGGTCGATCCGGAGATCGCGCACGCCTACATCCGCGACCTGTTCTGGTGGGCAATGGAATCCGGGCCGGTCGAACTCGGACCGGAGGTGATCAACGAGGCACTGGTCGGCACCATGAATCCGGGCTCGCAATACTTCGGGCTCACCCGTCGGCAGACGATGCCCGCCGAACAAGCGGTCGTGCTGCGAATGATGTTGCTGGTCATGGCCACCGCCGCTCACCTGCGTGCCACCGGAGACTGGAACGGCATCCTGCGCGAATGGCTCCACAACGACGACCCCGCGACCCCCCTCGGGGTCATCGAGAACGAATTCCTTTCCGGCACAGCCCTACCCGCAATCTGA
- a CDS encoding flavin-containing monooxygenase — MPIPRRGALREADPTFQSASAGITAVKVLAQRGIDVDCYELSDRVGGNWVWGNSNGVSAAYRSLHINTSRQRMEFSDFPMPEHLPDFARHDQIADYFAAYVDHFGVGDRIRFRTGVTRVRPQPDGTFEVLLSSGDIRYYDAVLVANGHHWDPRMPEPMFAGLENFRGEVMHSHSYTEESQLDGRRVVVVGMGNSAMDIAVDASYHAAATYLSARRGVHVIPKYVWGKPYDQIGGSERIPAFIRWPMARRLMAAATGPMDRYGLPAPDHKFAQAHPTMSSRILDRLAHGAITPVPNIDHFAGEEVVFTDGRRVAADLVVFCTGYKISFPFFDREFLDPSGDNEIRLYRRMFHPEVPGLYFVGLVQPLGAIMPIAERQSELIADHLQGTYRLPGRAEMDREIVRYRRRTERRYVASKRHTIQVDFDDYMRDLRIERRRGAKRPV, encoded by the coding sequence CTGCCAATACCGCGGCGCGGCGCTCTTCGGGAAGCCGATCCCACGTTCCAGTCGGCATCGGCCGGGATCACCGCTGTGAAAGTTCTCGCCCAGCGCGGTATAGACGTCGACTGTTACGAGCTGTCCGACCGGGTCGGCGGCAACTGGGTGTGGGGAAACAGCAACGGAGTATCGGCGGCGTACAGATCGCTGCACATCAACACCTCGCGCCAGCGTATGGAGTTCAGCGACTTCCCGATGCCCGAGCATCTGCCGGACTTCGCGCGCCACGATCAGATCGCCGACTATTTCGCAGCGTATGTGGACCATTTCGGAGTCGGTGACCGTATTCGGTTCCGCACCGGGGTGACCCGCGTCCGGCCGCAGCCCGACGGCACGTTCGAGGTCCTTCTGTCCAGTGGTGACATCCGGTACTACGACGCCGTGCTCGTCGCCAACGGGCATCACTGGGATCCACGCATGCCGGAGCCGATGTTCGCCGGCCTGGAGAATTTCCGCGGTGAGGTGATGCACTCACATTCCTATACCGAGGAGTCCCAGCTCGACGGCCGCCGGGTCGTGGTTGTCGGCATGGGCAACTCGGCGATGGACATCGCGGTCGACGCGTCGTATCACGCTGCTGCGACCTATCTTTCGGCCCGGCGCGGCGTGCACGTGATACCGAAATATGTGTGGGGGAAGCCGTATGACCAGATCGGCGGCAGCGAGCGGATCCCGGCCTTCATCCGATGGCCGATGGCGCGGCGGTTGATGGCGGCGGCAACCGGGCCGATGGACCGCTACGGCCTGCCCGCGCCCGACCACAAATTCGCTCAGGCTCATCCGACCATGTCGAGTCGAATCCTGGACCGCCTCGCGCACGGCGCGATCACACCGGTGCCGAATATCGACCACTTCGCAGGCGAGGAAGTCGTATTCACCGATGGCCGACGGGTCGCCGCGGACCTGGTCGTGTTCTGCACCGGCTACAAGATCAGCTTTCCCTTTTTCGACCGGGAGTTCCTGGATCCGTCCGGCGACAACGAGATCCGGCTGTACCGCCGGATGTTCCACCCCGAGGTGCCGGGGCTGTATTTCGTCGGTCTGGTCCAGCCTCTCGGGGCGATCATGCCGATCGCCGAGCGGCAGTCCGAACTCATCGCCGACCATCTGCAGGGCACGTACCGATTGCCGGGCCGAGCGGAGATGGATCGGGAGATCGTTCGCTACCGCCGACGCACCGAGCGCCGCTATGTGGCATCGAAACGCCACACAATCCAGGTCGATTTCGACGACTACATGCGAGATCTGCGGATCGAACGAAGGCGTGGCGCCAAGCGCCCGGTTTGA
- a CDS encoding TetR/AcrR family transcriptional regulator: MPTGTWDRLPEERRAAVLAAAEAEFAARGFSHGSLNTICREAGVSKGSLFQYFTDKADMYVHLAELASIRIRTAMEAEIAQLNWDDDFIGSMNRLLEKWVRYFYEHPRELAMTAAANLEHDPVARPAVRAAVNRHYLAVLRPLTETAEAAGQFRDGSDIETLLSLLLITLPHLALAPHVQGLDPVLGMADGDCAHAVASAHRRAATLLYPFQKND; the protein is encoded by the coding sequence ATGCCGACTGGAACGTGGGATCGGCTTCCCGAAGAGCGCCGCGCCGCGGTATTGGCAGCGGCGGAGGCGGAGTTCGCCGCGCGCGGATTCAGCCACGGCAGCCTCAATACGATCTGCCGTGAAGCCGGTGTCTCGAAAGGCAGCCTGTTCCAGTACTTCACCGACAAAGCGGATATGTATGTCCACCTTGCCGAACTGGCCAGCATCCGCATCCGCACCGCCATGGAAGCCGAAATCGCGCAATTGAACTGGGATGACGATTTCATCGGCTCGATGAACAGACTGCTCGAGAAGTGGGTGCGATATTTCTACGAGCACCCCCGTGAACTCGCCATGACCGCAGCGGCGAATCTGGAGCACGATCCGGTCGCCCGCCCCGCCGTCCGCGCGGCCGTCAATCGCCACTATCTCGCCGTACTCCGCCCGCTCACCGAAACGGCCGAAGCCGCAGGACAATTCCGAGACGGAAGCGATATCGAGACACTGTTGTCGCTGCTACTGATCACCCTGCCGCATCTCGCCCTCGCGCCGCACGTCCAGGGGCTGGATCCGGTACTCGGAATGGCGGACGGCGATTGCGCCCACGCCGTGGCCTCGGCACACCGCCGTGCCGCGACTCTGCTGTATCCGTTCCAGAAGAACGACTGA
- a CDS encoding alpha/beta hydrolase, translating into MPHASSGAGDRLDIEIPCGGHTLSAWHFPAATDPLTTDRGRPAVVLAHGYGLTRDCGLDAYGARFAAAGIDAVIFDYSGFGASGGGPREVVSVRAQLFDYQAAIAATRALPGIDPDRVALWGTSYSGGLVIAAAALDGRIAAVVSQVPNLDNRATLRFLLRNTPPRRTAWLVSCIARDLGRAVLRRDPYHVQAVGRSDEQAAYVSDLSWPFVEAIAGPTWRNRVGLRDFATVPLFRAVTYLDRLPCRVQFFGCERDDLTPVQPTLDAADRLGDKAELHRYPAGHFEIYGEPYFSRALDAQEEFLVCELAASISSERTR; encoded by the coding sequence ATGCCCCACGCCAGCAGCGGCGCAGGCGACCGCCTCGACATCGAAATCCCCTGTGGCGGACACACTCTCAGCGCCTGGCACTTCCCAGCGGCAACAGATCCGCTCACCACCGACCGCGGCAGGCCCGCCGTGGTTCTCGCGCACGGCTACGGCCTGACCCGCGATTGCGGCCTGGACGCCTACGGTGCTCGATTCGCTGCGGCCGGGATCGATGCGGTGATCTTCGATTACTCCGGCTTCGGCGCCAGCGGTGGCGGTCCGCGCGAGGTCGTCTCGGTCCGCGCACAGCTCTTCGACTACCAGGCCGCGATCGCCGCCACCCGCGCGCTGCCCGGCATCGACCCGGACCGCGTCGCGTTGTGGGGTACCTCGTACTCCGGCGGTCTGGTGATCGCGGCGGCGGCGCTCGACGGGCGGATCGCCGCTGTCGTCTCGCAGGTTCCGAACCTGGACAACCGCGCGACCCTTCGCTTCCTGCTGCGCAACACCCCGCCGCGCCGGACCGCGTGGCTGGTGTCGTGCATCGCCCGGGACCTCGGGCGCGCAGTGCTGCGACGGGACCCGTATCACGTCCAGGCGGTCGGCCGGTCCGATGAGCAAGCCGCCTACGTGTCGGATCTGTCGTGGCCGTTCGTCGAGGCCATCGCCGGACCGACCTGGCGCAATCGGGTCGGCCTGCGCGACTTCGCCACCGTTCCGTTGTTCCGCGCCGTCACATACCTGGACCGGCTGCCCTGCCGGGTTCAGTTCTTCGGTTGTGAGCGCGACGATCTGACGCCGGTGCAACCGACCCTCGACGCGGCCGACCGGCTGGGCGACAAAGCCGAACTGCACCGCTATCCCGCGGGGCATTTCGAGATCTACGGCGAACCCTATTTCTCCCGGGCGCTGGACGCTCAGGAGGAGTTCCTGGTCTGCGAACTGGCGGCCTCGATCTCATCGGAGAGGACTCGATAG
- a CDS encoding virginiamycin B lyase family protein, which produces MRDNSSDKRYRLGGTQPKRGVRRTATVAALILAVAAFTTPGTASADDSDFTTFPLAFGSSPATIAKGPDGNLWFTELTGNAIGRISPDGRITEFKAGLSALSGPDRIVAGPDGNLWFTEWFGNRIGRITPDGAVTEFSAGITPGASVFGIGAGADGNLWFTESTTNKVGRITPGGVVTEFDGGPNASAAPTDIVAGADGNMWFTQRFGGIGRITPQGAVTVFTEGITPGAGSVSIASGPDGNLWFTETFAGRIGRISTAGVVDEFTQGLSPASLPVNITNGPDGKLWFTEYTGGRVGTVDTAGRVTEVRSVGETTVPDGIVTGPDGNLWFVQAVASRIGRLHPPTH; this is translated from the coding sequence ATGCGCGACAACAGTTCTGACAAACGATACCGGCTGGGCGGCACACAGCCGAAGCGCGGTGTGCGGCGCACGGCCACGGTAGCGGCACTGATCTTGGCCGTCGCCGCTTTCACCACACCGGGCACCGCGAGCGCTGACGACAGCGATTTCACCACCTTTCCGCTCGCTTTCGGCTCCTCACCGGCGACGATCGCCAAGGGGCCGGACGGCAACCTGTGGTTCACGGAACTGACCGGCAATGCGATCGGCCGGATCAGCCCCGACGGGCGGATCACCGAGTTCAAGGCGGGTCTTTCCGCACTCAGCGGACCCGACCGGATCGTCGCCGGTCCCGATGGCAACCTGTGGTTCACCGAATGGTTCGGCAACCGGATCGGACGTATCACCCCCGACGGCGCGGTGACCGAGTTCTCGGCCGGAATCACACCGGGCGCCAGTGTTTTCGGCATCGGAGCGGGCGCCGACGGCAACTTGTGGTTCACCGAATCCACCACGAACAAGGTCGGACGTATCACCCCCGGCGGTGTTGTGACCGAATTCGACGGCGGGCCCAACGCCTCGGCGGCCCCGACCGACATCGTCGCGGGCGCCGACGGGAACATGTGGTTCACCCAGCGGTTCGGCGGCATCGGGCGAATCACGCCGCAGGGCGCGGTCACAGTCTTCACCGAGGGCATCACCCCCGGTGCCGGCTCGGTGAGCATCGCGTCCGGACCAGACGGAAACCTCTGGTTCACGGAAACATTCGCGGGACGGATCGGCCGCATCAGTACCGCGGGGGTGGTCGATGAATTCACCCAGGGGCTGTCACCGGCGAGCTTGCCGGTCAACATCACCAACGGGCCGGACGGCAAGCTCTGGTTCACCGAATACACGGGCGGACGAGTCGGCACCGTCGACACCGCCGGCCGAGTCACCGAAGTCCGCAGCGTCGGTGAAACCACGGTTCCCGATGGCATCGTGACCGGCCCCGACGGCAACCTGTGGTTCGTCCAGGCGGTCGCTTCCCGCATCGGACGACTGCACCCGCCGACCCACTGA
- a CDS encoding ketopantoate reductase family protein has protein sequence MTKNMQIAVLGAGSIGSLFASKLAAAGHDVTLVVRNDARRAYLQQHGLVARSRLSGRARTVPVQVISQLRSVYDLVIVAVQRPQIETLIPLLADNESRAIMFMFNCASGADRWADEIGPERLLWGFPAALADMRDQVLEYVVVPRFLRFTQITTIGRIDGRSTPELHAIRNAFDRSGIPTVVHDDIDAWLKTHAAYMAPIMAMGYVPRRGGMGPRFTRRQARELATAMQAAFTAVRATGAHLTPANMRLFDRLSTPVLTTLLWTVFCMPMAKRSLDSHSGAAPREVAVLLDELAELAARAGTDATPFMRLAGRVPARV, from the coding sequence ATGACAAAGAACATGCAGATCGCCGTGCTGGGCGCAGGATCGATAGGCAGTCTCTTCGCATCGAAGCTGGCCGCGGCCGGCCACGATGTCACCCTTGTGGTACGCAACGATGCTCGGCGGGCATACCTGCAACAGCATGGACTCGTCGCCCGGTCCCGGCTCAGCGGCCGGGCTCGAACCGTACCCGTTCAGGTCATTTCGCAGCTGCGCAGCGTCTACGACCTGGTGATCGTCGCGGTGCAACGCCCGCAGATCGAGACGCTCATCCCCCTGCTGGCGGACAACGAGTCACGCGCGATCATGTTCATGTTCAACTGCGCGTCCGGCGCCGACCGGTGGGCCGACGAGATCGGCCCGGAACGGCTGCTGTGGGGCTTTCCCGCCGCACTCGCCGACATGCGCGATCAGGTGCTGGAATACGTTGTGGTTCCACGCTTTCTGCGTTTCACCCAGATCACCACCATCGGCCGGATCGACGGACGTTCGACGCCGGAGCTCCATGCCATTCGAAACGCGTTCGACCGATCGGGCATACCGACCGTCGTCCACGACGACATCGACGCGTGGTTGAAGACGCACGCCGCCTACATGGCGCCGATCATGGCGATGGGGTACGTACCGCGGCGCGGCGGCATGGGGCCGCGGTTCACCCGGCGTCAGGCGAGGGAACTCGCGACAGCGATGCAAGCGGCATTCACAGCGGTGCGCGCGACCGGCGCACACCTCACCCCGGCCAATATGCGCCTGTTCGACCGGCTTTCCACACCGGTTCTCACCACCCTGCTGTGGACGGTGTTCTGTATGCCGATGGCCAAGCGCTCCCTGGACTCCCACTCCGGCGCCGCCCCGCGTGAAGTGGCCGTGCTGCTCGACGAGCTGGCCGAATTGGCAGCGCGCGCCGGCACCGACGCAACGCCGTTCATGCGACTGGCGGGAAGAGTTCCCGCGCGCGTCTAA
- a CDS encoding TetR/AcrR family transcriptional regulator gives MGMAEPTDDPPRRLPRGPHRLDPAVVAASQRVRLLDAVVDLVAERGFAPVRVADVIERAGISRKTFYEHFSNKEDCFVSALDYYTQLLDTAVVDAAVAQEAPLDRLRAGYRALLGALAARPALARVYAVAAPEAGQAARERRAAWLESSVRRLRTLYAETIPPTGNGRPELPDHVARAIVGAVDALVVHHLETRGASSLEELVPTVTDVARQLMDARIASPGD, from the coding sequence ATGGGGATGGCCGAGCCGACCGATGATCCGCCGCGCCGGTTGCCGCGCGGACCGCATCGGCTCGACCCCGCGGTTGTCGCCGCCTCACAGCGCGTGCGTTTGCTCGATGCGGTGGTGGATCTCGTCGCCGAGCGCGGTTTCGCACCGGTACGGGTGGCCGATGTGATCGAGCGCGCCGGGATTTCACGCAAGACGTTCTACGAGCATTTCTCGAACAAAGAGGACTGCTTCGTCAGTGCTCTGGACTATTACACCCAATTGCTCGACACGGCGGTCGTCGATGCCGCGGTCGCACAGGAAGCGCCACTGGATCGGCTGCGTGCCGGCTACCGAGCTCTGTTGGGGGCCTTGGCCGCACGTCCGGCGTTGGCGCGGGTGTACGCGGTCGCCGCGCCCGAGGCCGGTCAGGCGGCGCGGGAGCGCCGCGCCGCCTGGCTCGAGTCCTCCGTTCGCCGACTCCGCACGCTGTATGCCGAGACGATTCCCCCTACCGGAAACGGTCGGCCGGAACTTCCCGATCACGTCGCGCGGGCCATTGTCGGCGCCGTCGACGCACTCGTGGTGCACCACCTCGAGACACGGGGCGCGTCATCGCTCGAAGAGCTGGTTCCGACCGTGACGGATGTCGCCCGGCAGCTGATGGATGCGCGGATAGCGTCACCCGGAGATTAG